In Trifolium pratense cultivar HEN17-A07 linkage group LG7, ARS_RC_1.1, whole genome shotgun sequence, a genomic segment contains:
- the LOC123895980 gene encoding uncharacterized protein LOC123895980 has protein sequence MKNKQRQRVQKRVPSVPFILSDASVDSKSISDQRKYHQIHTSIQQKFTVKVKEINSDKATWNFKAKVIRLWEFNLVPISDVVSGGYDTDFLVDVIGVLTGVGSEREITNQNGSSTKLNVVALEADGHKLQCTLFGPYVDELNNFLASGDHTNAVMIVQLAKAKTFQDKIHIQNCMNCTRLFFNPNCQESIILKESLPESLESPSPMTLTQITAEPGVSPLDEFLFNSPRITLQAMKDATNESVNVVCATVKRILNPECFWYTACVCNKSVIPDSNMFFCDKCNKHVLKVIPRYCMKVRVIDQTDSATFVIFDKDASSLFQMSCADMLDDIQRVAGVGGVPSQLTSLIDKTWLFKVETKPSNNPRFEQTFKVRKICTDANIIKQFKDKWDHEEASISKLNNEVGSLSTLIGKGKDVLVCGSTNILSEDSLSLNESNSKDQGKSIICDNTPIACTQDLMCKFSSTVVDLDDPSLDTFICNKDVGDIKKSDMSSKLSIAASSLEGGGKDIVVEAVDLQKSVGTTTKEEAVGKTYSGVVHKDEFVANKNIKEEKTLAGCGEMAKGMVIEGSSVGKIQQIKGMTRSDVVNLDEDIHESGSSMVIALNQIGSTDIKAIKGKKISKRISPEKQDEDDNAPIKLLKRAIKIEKIT, from the exons atgaagaacaagCAGAGGCAGAGGGTTCAGAAGCGTGTTCCATCCGTCCCTTTCATTCTGTCTGATGCATCA GTTGATTCAAAATCTATCTCTGACCAACGAAAATACCACCAAATACATACATCGATTCAACAAAAATTCACGGTAAAGGTGAAAG AGATTAATTCAGACAAAGCTACATGGAATTTTAAGGCAAAAGTTATCAGGCTTTGGGAA TTTAATTTAGTTCCTATTTCTGATGTTGTCAGCGGAGGTTATGACACTGATTTTTTAGTGG ATGTTATTGGTGTTTTGACTGGTGTGGGTTCTGAGCGTGAGATAACCAATCAAAATGGAAGCAGCACAAAGCTTAATGTTGTGGCCTTGGAGGCAGATGG GCATAAACTACAGTGCACTTTGTTTGGACCTTatgttgatgaacttaataattttcttgcttctggggaTCACACCAATGCTGTTATGATTGTACAACTTGCAAAGGCAAAGACTTTTCAAG ACAAGATTCATATACAAAATTGCATGAATTGCACCCGGCTGTTCTTTAACCCAAATTGTCAGGAAAGTATAATCTTGAAGGAAAG CTTGCCTGAAAGTCTAGAGAGTCCTTCTCCGATGACGCTTACCCAAATCACTGCTGAGCCGGGAGTTAGCCCACTCGATGAGTTCCTATTCAACTCACCAAGAATCACTTTGCAAGCCATGAAAGATGCTACAAAT gaaTCCGTGAATGTTGTCTGTGCAACTGTGAAAAGGATCTTGAACCCTGAATGCTTCTGGTACACTGCTTGTGTTTGTAACAAATCTGTTATTCCAGattcaaacatgtttttttgcGACAAATGCAATAAGCATGTGTTGAAGGTGATACCTAG GTATTGCATGAAGGTTAGGGTTATTGATCAGACGGATTCTGCCACATTTGTGATATTTGACAAAGATGCAAGCTCTTTGTTCCAAATGAGCTGTGCTGATATGTTAGATGACATCCAAAGG GTTGCTGGTGTTGGAGGGGTGCCATCTCAATTAACTAGCCTGATTGATAAGACTTGGTTGTTTAAAGTGGAGACTAAACCTTCAAATAATCCCAGATTTGAACAGACATTTAAAGTCAGAAAGATCTGCACCGATGCTAACATAATCAAGCAATTTAAAGACAAGTGGGATCATGAGGAAGCTTCAATTAGCAAGCTAAACAAT GAGGTTGGTTCCTTGAGTACTTTGATTGGCAAAGGGAAGGATGTATTAGTTTGTGGTTCTACTAATATCTTATCTGAG GATTCACTGTCATTGAATGAAAGTAACTCCAAGGACCAAGGAAAGTCAATTATTTGTGATAATACTCCTATTGCATGTACCCAAGATTTAATGTGTAAATTTTCTTCTACTGTTGTGGACCTTGACGATCCTTCTCTTGACACTTTTATTTGCAACAAAGATGTTGGTGATATAAAGAAAAGTGATATGTCTTCAAAG CTTTCAATTGCTGCAAGTAGTCTAGAGGGAGGAGGAAAGGACATAGTTGTTGAGGCGGTTGATCTTCAAAAATCCGTTGGAACAACGACCAAAGAAGAAGCTGTTGGAAAAACTTATAGTGGAGTTGTTCATAAAGATGAATTTGTGGCCAACAAAAACATCAAg GAAGAGAAAACATTGGCTGGATGTGGAGAAATGGCAAAAGGCATGGTCATTGAGGGTAGTTCTGTTGgaaaaattcaacaaattaaGGGAATGACAAGATCTGATGTTGTCAATCTTGATGAAGATATTCATGAGTCTGGTTCTAGCATGGTAATAGCTCTTAATCAAATTGGTTCAACTGACATTAAAGCAAtcaagggaaaaaaaataagcaaGAGAATTTCTCCTGAAAAGCAAGATGAAGATGACAATGCACCTATCAAGCTTTTGAAAAGAGCAATCAAAATTGAAAAGATTACTTAG